Below is a window of Candidatus Viadribacter manganicus DNA.
ATCGTTGCAATGCCACTCGTGCGCATGCGGGACGATCTTGTCGTCCGCGAAGCTGCGGAACTGATCGCGGATCATTTCAAAGTCCGCGTCGAGATTGGTGTTCTCGAAGGTCGCGCGGCCTTGGCTTTCGTGGAGAAGCGCAGCGAGGCGCGTTTTATCGGATTGCGTGACGCGCATGGTCACAGCGGGCGCGTCGATGCCGAAATCCGCAGGTCGGATGGTCTCGACTTGCGTCATCGGCACGCCGCCGGCGAGCTGCGCGGTGTATTCAGCGACAAGCACCTTCGCGAGCAATTGCTCGGTTTCACCGAATTTGCCCGCCTCACTCAAAGCGCGGGCCCAATCACTCACTTCACGCAACGTTTCAGCGTAGGTCGCGACCCAGGCCAGACCGTGGACAACGTGCTGCTCGCGATCGAGCGCGACGCGGTCGATCTTGCCTTCCCTGGTGACAAGCGGACGAACGGCGGCTTTTGCCGCGTCGGTGTAGCGCCCGGCAGCGGCGGCAGCGGTTTCCAGTTGCGTTATCAGCTCAGCGCTCATGCAATCCCTCGCGAGTCGGGGCACTAAACCGGCTTTCTCGCAGTTGCGAAAGGGGCGACGCGACGCCAACCGGCCCTGTGCCGCACCCTGGGAGCGAAACGAATGCAGCACGGGAGCGGCGGAGGCGAAGTCCTCACCCAAGCCCTGGTTTTCCTGGGCGCGACCTGCGTGCTCATCCCGGCCCTCAAGAAGGCGCGGATCAGCGCCGTCATGGGTTTCCTGATCATCGGCGTCGCCATGGGACCGCAAGTGCTTGGGCGGCTGGCGCAGAGCTGGCCGTGGCTTAGCGCGTTCGAGTTTGAGCAAAGCGAGCCGACATTGCTGCTGGCGGAACTCGGGGTCGTCTTCTTGCTGTTCGTGATCGGACTTGAAGTGTCGCTGGAGCGCTTGTGGTCGCTGCGGCGCTACGTGTTCGGACTTGGCTTGGCGCAAGTCGTGCTCTCGGCCGCTGCGATCACGGGCGTCGCGATGATGTTTGGCAACAACTTCACAATTGCAGCTGTTATCGGGCTTGCCTTTGCGCTCTCCTCTACTGCGCTGGTGCTGCAACTCCTGCGAGAGCGCGGGCAAATCACGACGCCTGTTGGGCGCGCGAGTTTTTCAATCCTGCTGATGCAAGACCTCATGGTCGTGCCGATCTTGTTCTTGGTCGCGGCATTAAGCCCTGGCGCCGGCGCCTTCGGCGATCAGATCGGCATCGCACTCGCGACGGCGCTCTTTTCGCTTGCTGCCATCATCGTCACCGGCCGCTTGTTGTTGCGCCCGCTGTTTAGGTGGGTGGCGGCGGCGGACAGTCGCGAGATATTTATCGCGGCGGCGTTCTTGGCCGTCATCGGCATGGCCGGCGCGGCGCAGATGGTGGGGCTTTCGGCGGCGCTTGGCGCGTTTCTGGCAGGGCTGCTTCTGGCGGAAACCGAGTTTCGCCATCAGATCGAAGCCGACCTTGAGCCTTTCAAGGATCTCCTGCTTGGCCTCTTCTTCGTGACGATCGGCATGCAGATCGACGTCTCGTTGTTGCTCCGCGAGCCGCTACTGATCCTCGTCGGTCTTATAGGCCTCTTTTTAGTGAAAGGTCTCATTATCGCGTCGCTGGCGCGTGTGTTCGAGATAACGTGGCGGCGTGCGCTGCAGATGGGCCTGTTGCTAGGGCAAGCGGGCGAATTTGCTTTCGTCGTGATTGCCGCCGCGCGCGCCGGCGGGGCCATTCCGGCTGACACCGCCGCTTACATGCTCATTGTCACCGCGCTTTCGATTTTCGTGACGCCGATCGTCGCGAGCTTAGGCGCGCGACTTGCCAATCGCATTGCCGGTCCTGGCCCAAGCGCGCCTCCGGACGATGCCTCCACCGAGAACGGTCACGTTGTGATCGCCGGCTTTGGGCGCGTTGGCGCGACTTTGGCCGACATTCTGAACGCCCAGGAAATCCCGCACGTCGGCATCGAAGGCGATGCAACCACAGTGGCGCAACTCCGCAATGAAGGCCGGCCGGTTTATTTTGGCGATGCGACCAGCGCGAAAGTGTTGGAGAGCGTCGGCGCGTCGAACGCCGCCGCGATTGTCGTCACCATCAACGATGCCGAGGCGGTTGAACGCATCGTGGTGGAGGCGCGGCGCGCCTGGCCTCACATTCCGGTGTATGCGCGGGCTCGCGACGGCGAACATGCGCGGCGCCTTCATGCGGCCGGCGCAGCGCTCGCCAGTCCGGACTCGATTGAGGCGGCGCTGCAACTGGGCGAAGCATTGCTCAATGGCGTCGGTGTGCCCGACGAAATCTCACGCCGCATCATCGCCGAGCGCCGCGACGAGGAAGTCGCCAAAGCGCTCTACAGATCGGGCTAAACCACCGCGCCAAACATTGCGCCGGCGACAGCGGTAATCACCATCGCGACCGCGCCCCAGAACACCACGCGCACAGTCGCCTTCCATGGATTGGCGCCGGCCATGCGCGCGC
It encodes the following:
- a CDS encoding cation:proton antiporter, whose product is MQHGSGGGEVLTQALVFLGATCVLIPALKKARISAVMGFLIIGVAMGPQVLGRLAQSWPWLSAFEFEQSEPTLLLAELGVVFLLFVIGLEVSLERLWSLRRYVFGLGLAQVVLSAAAITGVAMMFGNNFTIAAVIGLAFALSSTALVLQLLRERGQITTPVGRASFSILLMQDLMVVPILFLVAALSPGAGAFGDQIGIALATALFSLAAIIVTGRLLLRPLFRWVAAADSREIFIAAAFLAVIGMAGAAQMVGLSAALGAFLAGLLLAETEFRHQIEADLEPFKDLLLGLFFVTIGMQIDVSLLLREPLLILVGLIGLFLVKGLIIASLARVFEITWRRALQMGLLLGQAGEFAFVVIAAARAGGAIPADTAAYMLIVTALSIFVTPIVASLGARLANRIAGPGPSAPPDDASTENGHVVIAGFGRVGATLADILNAQEIPHVGIEGDATTVAQLRNEGRPVYFGDATSAKVLESVGASNAAAIVVTINDAEAVERIVVEARRAWPHIPVYARARDGEHARRLHAAGAALASPDSIEAALQLGEALLNGVGVPDEISRRIIAERRDEEVAKALYRSG